Within the Bacillus sp. 2205SS5-2 genome, the region TGCGCCGATTAAGAGATTAATACAGGATGCACGAGACCGTGGGGCGTTGATTGATGCTACATATGGAAGAAGAACACGAGCTGTCATTATTACAGATAGTGATCATGTCATCTTGTCTGCCGTTCAGCCTGAAACCGTAGCACATCGTTTAACAGATAAAGTAGACATGGCAGAAGAAGGGCAGGGTAAATAATGAAAGAAAAAGGGTTATTAATCGTTCTTTCAGGTCCATCTGGAGTGGGAAAAGGGACGGTTAGAAAAGCGGTTTTTTCTGAACAGGATACCAAATTTGAATACTCAATCTCAATGACCACTCGCGCTCCTCGTGAAGGAGAAGTGGATGGGGTAGATTATTTCTTCAAATCAAGAGAAGAATTTGAACGGCTAATTTCACAAGAGAAGCTGTTAGAATATGCGGAGTATGTGGGCAATTTTTACGGAACTCCTGTTGACTATGTTCGCGAAACACTCGATTCGGGAAAAGATGTGTTTCTTGAGATTGAAGTTCAAGGAGCCAAACAAGTTCGGGACAAATTTCCTGAAGGACTGTTTATATTTTTAGCTCCGCCTAGTCTATCTGAATTAGAAAATCG harbors:
- the remA gene encoding extracellular matrix/biofilm regulator RemA is translated as MSIKLINIGFGNIVSANRIVSIVSPESAPIKRLIQDARDRGALIDATYGRRTRAVIITDSDHVILSAVQPETVAHRLTDKVDMAEEGQGK
- the gmk gene encoding guanylate kinase, whose amino-acid sequence is MKEKGLLIVLSGPSGVGKGTVRKAVFSEQDTKFEYSISMTTRAPREGEVDGVDYFFKSREEFERLISQEKLLEYAEYVGNFYGTPVDYVRETLDSGKDVFLEIEVQGAKQVRDKFPEGLFIFLAPPSLSELENRIVTRGTESEELIRNRMNEARKELEMMDLYDYVVENDEVTKAVDRIKCIVIAEHCRRERVQGRYIKMLEAE